ATTtaggattctcaaactaggctGTATTTGAAAGCCAGTTCTAGTCTACTGCCATCTGgtccaaaaaacccaaacccttgcCAAAAAGCATTGCCCTTTTTGTTATTTAGTGCTAAACAGCTGGCATGTGATGTCACTGTCTCCTCTAGCCTCTTTGTTGAGAGCCAGCTGATTGTCCAATAAGAAGTAGCTTAATCAAGAGGGAAAAAGCAAAGTGGCAACATGTGATAGTCCAATGCTTCCCCCCCCTCAAAGTCAAAGGGAAGTGAGCCATATTTCATTCTGAGTGATTTAACAGCTTCTGGTCATGGGAAGATAAGTCATTTGCAGACAGACAATCACTAATTCTAGACCAGTACAGCCAACCCTGCTGTTGTGGGCTCTCTGCACTCCTTCAGCTATACCATTAGTTAATGGCAACTTACTAGAAAAGTAAAGTAAACGAAAAGCTAACCAGAGTTGCTTTCAAAGCCAGTTCAGCTACTCTTGCACTCTTTTGAGACTCCTTCGAATCCTCTATCTTTTCCTTAATTTCAGGAAGTAGTCCGTTTAATTCCTCGATCTCCTTCTCATCTTCAGTGGATCCTCCTTCTGCTTTCTTTATTCGTTCAGTCAGCATCACTAGAGGAATACAGGTTTAAGTTGTCAGCAGTTTATTAAACCAACAGTGCAACAGGCAAGGGCACCGGAGCTACTCTGCCTTCATTAGACCATTCAGAGAACTGTGGAGAGTAGTGTGCTTCCATGTTACTAACCTCAGCTCAATCCAGCTTTCCTATGACAGTTAACCAATTTGCTAGCTAGAGCAGAGGCTCTCAAACAGGGGTCAGGACCCCttgggggtcatgaggttattacatgggggggggggggtgtcataagctgtcagcctccaccccaaaccccactttgcctccagcgtttataatggtgttaaatatataaacaagtgtttttaatttataagggggtgggTCACACTCAGTAGCTTGCGATGTGAAAGGGCTCACgaatacaaaagtctgagaaccactgagctagagttTTAACAAGTCTACTTACCCATTCTTTTGTCAATGACTTCTACTGATTTACTGAACTGCAGAATTGCTTCATCAAACTGGCTGTTGTAGTGATATGCCAGTGCCAGCTGGTAGTGTGACTCAGCTAGCAGGCGGTCATGGGCCTCTAGGTACTTCTGCTGTAAGGCGAGGCATGCCTGAAACTCTTCTATAGCTTGTGCATAGTTTTCTACAACAAAAAAGCCATAAACCTTTACAAATACAACTAATAAGTATCaagccaaacaaacaaagttACCAGTCTGTCTCCCCGTCTAATTTATTCCATAAACTGCTCTCAGATTCTGTATGAACTGAAAGCTGTTGCTTCATTGAGTGATGCTAACAATTAAAGAGACACTCAACTGGAGTTAGTGTTATACTTCCTGCCCAATCCTCTCCTCACATATCAGCAGTGATTTAGACAGTTACATTTAAAGTGTTTTCCAAACAGGTGAAGCAGGGAAAGCGTGACAAAAGCAGACTAGATATTTGTGTTGGGTTGCTTACTCTATCTAAATTATAATCACTGATTATTTTATGTACCATTGATAGACTATTGGCCAAGTGTGCACCTTTTTAACATTAACAAATAAAGCTGCTCAAGGATAATTCCACCCTCAAACTGCAATTCCTCCACTGATATTATTGAGGTGGCATATGCACAACCCTAATTTTGCAGTCCTAACCTAAAGAATCTCCCCCAGATGAATTCAGTCTGAAACCACTTTCTAGTCAAAACAGAAAACAGGGGCAAAGAGGATAAAGAACTACATTGTTTCAAGAGGAGAGGCAGACTTCAAGATGACGCAAAAGTCTCAGGATTAAGCAAATGCATTCAACACCACCAAGAAGCCAACTTGAAtgttttggggtgtctgcccaTTTCTAGAACCCAGCATCCTCTCAATTTGTATTTTTCCCCAATCTCATTCTGCAAGCAGTTTGGTGTGTGGGGCTTCTGGCCTACTACTGAAGGTGAAAAAGTTCTCCATTTCCTAGAGTTTCTTGAGCCACATTCAAGAGTAGCTATTGTGTACAAGCCTATTTCTAAGGCTCTGCTATTCCTATTCCAGCAATGAAAGCAAATTGAGGCTCAACATGGCCTTCCCCCACTTTGCTCAAGAATTTAGTTGGCAGGTAATTGGCTTATTCTCTTATTTGTCCCAACACTATTCAAGCTTATGGGCACCTTCCCCATGTGGTCTGAAGTTTATTTTATCTCTCCAGCAATCTGAATCACCTCTGACCGTTTTAAATAACTATGTGGTGGGTGAGATGGGTGAAAGTTAGCAAGAAGTTAATCCAGTTTAATACCGCAGCACTTTAAGTACAATCAGATTTCAGACAGACAGTTTACCAGATTCAATGCTAACTTCTCCTAGTTTCAGGTGAGCCTGAGCAGCATGGAGCTGAGcttcttttgtttcctgtctaaATCAAGAAAACTTTAGTTAGTTTGCTATAAAAACCCTGATCAGAGGCTTCCACCTCTTTATCTAGTGCACCTCTATTATGCCAACTCCCCAGTGGTTTCCTGTaagttcctttattttttaacagACTCAGATCAAGACGTGTAAAGTTTTACCTTTTATAGATTACTTTTGCCAACTCCAGCATATCCCAGGCCAGCTCCAGATTTCCAACTTCATCCTCTTCACTTTCCTGAAAAGACTAGAGTTatattctaattttattttaaaaatgaagacttgTCTCAGTAAAGCAATGTGCAACAATGTAGCAAAGGTGCCCATCATGAATTTAAGGTTTAAAGCCATAATAAGTAATTTCGTTTGTCACTGTCCCAAGACTGTCCAAAGCTGATAAAGTAGTTTATTTCCAAGTTAGTTGAGACTCAGGATTGAGTTCTTGATTTCAGGTTCTGTTTAAGACTACATCTCACATCTTCAGTTTATTTACAGTCATTTGAATACTACTGAAAAAACCTCTGCCAACATTACCTTGGAactctgtttaatttttaattttaagacaCTTCTAGTAAGAGGACCAGGAATTAGAAGATAAAGGAGCTAAAGTGAAACCtcaataaaaggttgttaaagcAAGGTAATCATTAGACCCAAATGCCAATACCAACACAATGGGGTAAAGAAATTCTATGTAATGCAGTTGTGTATAGTGGCCTGCTAAAACATGGTGTATGTTAAACCAGAGGATCTCAacctttttgggtcaagacccaTTTGTCAACCCTGATGGCCTGTCACAACCCAGAGACACTACTATCACACCCTAAGATGCCCCCAGACTGCACACTGGCCCCACAGGGGTCCAtctggcagggggctcagagctaaGATTCCGGGTGCTCTGGCCAGATGTGAAgaggcaaaaaaccccaccaactggggagggagggtaaAGCAAGCCAAGACATCTCTGCCAAAACATGGCCCATGAGGCCCAGAGATAAGGGGGAGATCAGGGGGCCTAGGGGTTCAGTGAAGAACTTGGGGGGTctgaagaaggaactggagggcaGAGGTATGGTGAGCTAACACACCCGGGGCAGACAGCATTACTGGAGAACATGACACCAACCATTCCCTCTCAGCTTGTGTCCTGTCAGACCGATTGGGCTCTGCTCCCCACTCTAGGCAGTCACGACTTTGCTTAGGTATAGTCTGACCATATCACTGTGACAGAGGGGCCAAACTTGAGTGATGCTGGAACCCAGTGCACCAGATCACAACACCTATTGTGGAGAGTTGAGCCCAGACAGTTCTGCGACACGGACACATTCTGGTGACCCAATTTTTGCATTTCAAACCATGGGTTGAGAAACTCCATGTTAAGTAAGTCCTTTAAGTCAGGGCACAGATGTGCTGAATTGCTACAGCACCATAGTTAAAATTCAAATTATGCAATCCCTGCACTGGTATGCAGGAGAGCCACAGTGTCCCCATGAGCTAGTGATTACACATATCCCTATGTGGACTGGCTGCAACTGGCCTAAAGAGGCTCACCCATGAGCTGCCAGAActacttccttccttcccaacCCTGTCAAATCCACTTCCCCTCTTTACCTCCACACCTTAATGATTTGAGGTAGATATAATCTTTAACAGATTAGTGGAGAATCAGATGGGTGTTACAAGCTGTGTATTGCCAACAGTGATGCTGAAGTATGGTCATTATGAGACTACTGCAGTCTGGTACAATCTGtatctgcactggctgccagaGTGCAGTTATTGGTCCAGAGAAAAACGTGCAACAGCACAGCCACCACTTCACAAATGTATTAGTCAGGCAAGGACCAAGAAGGCAAAGTAGGTCAAGTGTAATACCATAACCTTGAGGGCAATTAGTTCATGAGTGATGATAGTTTGATACCCAAGACTACCAGAAATATacctatttaatattttccaCTGTGAAGCGTCTGCAAAggtgcttatgctcaaataaatgagttagtctctaaggtgccacaagtactccttttcttttaggattaCTAGAATATGACGAGGACCTGAGATCAGGAATAGAACACTTCTGTGCCTGGATCTAACCAATGCCTTTCAGCCATAAGCATTAATTCTCAGTTCATTTGGAAGAACACATCATCAATCTAAGTCAAAAGAGCTCACCTTATCTTCAATGGTCGAGTCATTTTCTTTATTATCTTCAGTTTTGTCATTTTCTTTATCTTCCTCATCTGATCCTTCTGTTTCTGCAAGGAAAGTTTGTGGAGGAGAATAATGATATTTGTTATACACAGTTAAACAATCTATTTTGCTTGGTTCAATTGTTTAGAGGTAAGCATCCCCCTCTCTGATGATGAGTATTATGTGCAACTTTAGAACAGTCAAAGTGACATTGCAGCCTTTGCACTACCCACCGTGCTAAAAACATTAGTTACTGTAGTTCTACAGTAGCAGTTTAACATTAAATTTTCTGACTTAGTGCTGCCTAGAATGGAAGTTTATTCAGGGCTAAATTTGGATGTATTCCATGggagctcccagtgaagtcaatggagttataaaCAGTCACCCAATGACTGGTATGTCATCCTACAAGTCACAAATGTTTTCAGCAAGATAGTATTTCTGACCCCATGTGCAGTAGTTGTGTCTAAAACTCAAACGCAAACTGCTTATGATTTCAGACAACTTGCTATTTTGCAGTGTCAGTTCAGCTTGTGAATTTATGGGGCAGCAAAGTGCTTTAAATGTAGAGTTACATAATTAATTCTAGCAATGGGAAGCCGGGGCGGGGTGAGAGaacctggggaagtgggggggatgGTGGCCAGCATTTACTTTTGGGCACAAGCTATCTGATACATAAGGGAAGTGGATGGGAAAGCTTGCTATACACCATGATTGGTATCCTGTGCCAGCGTggcaaatataaaatatatctgGAAAAAGAAGGCTCTGTTTTGTTTGGAAGCTGGAACCAGCCTGTGAGCTGGTCAAATTTTACTTTTCTTGAGGAAGCCAGTTACTTTTGACAAAAAGAACATAGGTGTGGGAGGTCAACTGTGGTAACTGCCATAACTAGAGCCAGATTAAACAGCCACATTGGCAATGGCATACCTGCTGCAAAAAACAGACCAAGTTTCTATGTATGAGATGTAATTGATTAGAGTGAGAATAAAGATACTAGGTGTTTAGCTTTCTAATAAGAAACTTTTAGATAATTTACCTCTGCAAACATGACTAAAACTTAAGGCTGGAGGACAAGACATTTATTAGATCATGATGTGGTTGTCAAATAAGCACTCCCAAAGTTAATAAATGG
This genomic window from Dermochelys coriacea isolate rDerCor1 chromosome 8, rDerCor1.pri.v4, whole genome shotgun sequence contains:
- the LOC119860183 gene encoding nuclear autoantigenic sperm protein isoform X19 — translated: MAEAMEEKLNKSKEALASKETLFAAGNATTPAEGKEPANEMQTEEKVEVAVKVEKERDDLMEEGDGAKVEKEEEKDDLMEEGEETEGSDEEDKENDKTEDNKENDSTIEDKSFQESEEDEVGNLELAWDMLELAKVIYKRQETKEAQLHAAQAHLKLGEVSIESENYAQAIEEFQACLALQQKYLEAHDRLLAESHYQLALAYHYNSQFDEAILQFSKSVEVIDKRMVMLTERIKKAEGGSTEDEKEIEELNGLLPEIKEKIEDSKESQKSARVAELALKATLVGGATSSFTQSEESCSISTIPVRKPADGASQCVTDISHLVRKKRKPEEETQQGDNEAKKSKPEPAVNGGGDAAPSGNEVAEKMEEEETEKRPQVESGAAVESTV
- the LOC119860183 gene encoding nuclear autoantigenic sperm protein isoform X18, which produces MKSAAACAELVPSPPPSCRMEEELAAPSTSADKTDSMDVDGEAKKLLGLGQKHLVLGNIPAAVNAFQEAASILGKKYGETADECAEAFFYYGKSLLELARMENGVLGNALEGVQVEEEEGEKVEDDSMVENADNIDETEGSDEEDKENDKTEDNKENDSTIEDKSFQESEEDEVGNLELAWDMLELAKVIYKRQETKEAQLHAAQAHLKLGEVSIESENYAQAIEEFQACLALQQKYLEAHDRLLAESHYQLALAYHYNSQFDEAILQFSKSVEVIDKRMVMLTERIKKAEGGSTEDEKEIEELNGLLPEIKEKIEDSKESQKSARVAELALKATLVGGATSSFTQSEESCSISTIPVRKPADGASQCVTDISHLVRKKTEKRPQVESGAAVESTV